One Porphyromonas pogonae genomic region harbors:
- the ispF gene encoding 2-C-methyl-D-erythritol 2,4-cyclodiphosphate synthase produces the protein MPYRTGFGYDVHRLEAGYPLWLGGIKIDHDKGLEGHSDADVVIHAICDALLGAAALGDIGVHFPPTDMKYKGIDSKVLLEHVVNLLMDKGFEIGNIDATIAAEKPKLNPHIPQMRKILAEVMNLPQDRISLKATTTERLGFTGRMEGMACYATALIAEKN, from the coding sequence ATTCCATATAGAACCGGATTTGGCTACGACGTACACCGTCTCGAAGCGGGCTATCCTCTGTGGTTGGGGGGAATAAAGATAGATCATGATAAAGGACTCGAAGGGCACTCTGATGCCGACGTGGTAATACACGCTATTTGTGATGCCTTGTTGGGTGCAGCAGCATTGGGAGATATAGGAGTGCATTTTCCACCCACGGATATGAAATATAAAGGTATAGACAGCAAGGTGCTGCTGGAACATGTGGTAAACCTGCTTATGGATAAAGGATTTGAGATAGGTAATATAGATGCTACCATAGCTGCGGAAAAGCCCAAGCTTAACCCTCATATCCCACAGATGCGTAAAATACTGGCTGAGGTGATGAACTTGCCTCAAGATCGTATCTCACTCAAAGCTACAACGACAGAGCGCCTCGGGTTTACAGGGCGTATGGAAGGAATGGCGTGCTATGCCACAGCCCTTATCGCAGAGAAGAACTAA